A region of Streptomyces sp. TG1A-60 DNA encodes the following proteins:
- a CDS encoding enoyl-CoA hydratase/isomerase family protein: MSDRYDTFDFGVAVTDGVALVEFDDTHRHNPWSMPRMDGLTRLLKEFSQDEQVRSVVLFSGVGRSFGVGGSFHETAKFTGGEEVDAWIDQVTDLYVAALQLDRPLIAAIDGYAIGIGLQIALCADYRIGSSRCVLKMPEFELGIACTFGGFMLETVASRAVAQKMLMTCDEWDALQSEQDNLLHEVVPAEALRDAALRRARQAAAFTPAGFRKTKPYLNSNYIEGLERTRVAGKLAHRAAFAAGEAQQKMNRVIGTNAPAGAVR; the protein is encoded by the coding sequence ATGAGTGACCGCTACGACACCTTCGACTTCGGCGTCGCCGTGACGGACGGCGTCGCCCTGGTCGAGTTCGACGACACACATCGGCACAACCCGTGGTCGATGCCACGCATGGACGGGCTCACCCGGCTGCTCAAGGAGTTCTCCCAGGACGAACAGGTCCGCTCGGTCGTGCTGTTCAGCGGAGTCGGCCGGTCGTTCGGTGTCGGTGGCAGCTTCCACGAAACGGCGAAGTTCACCGGCGGCGAGGAGGTCGACGCATGGATAGACCAGGTCACCGACCTCTACGTCGCGGCCCTCCAGCTCGACCGGCCGCTGATCGCGGCGATCGACGGCTATGCCATCGGAATCGGCCTGCAGATAGCACTCTGCGCGGACTACCGGATCGGCAGCAGCCGCTGTGTCCTCAAGATGCCCGAATTCGAGCTCGGTATCGCGTGTACCTTCGGCGGTTTCATGCTGGAAACCGTCGCCAGCCGGGCCGTGGCACAGAAGATGCTGATGACGTGCGACGAATGGGACGCGCTGCAGTCGGAGCAGGACAACCTCCTGCACGAGGTCGTTCCGGCGGAGGCCCTGCGGGACGCGGCACTGCGCCGCGCCCGACAGGCCGCCGCGTTCACCCCGGCCGGCTTCCGTAAGACAAAGCCCTATCTCAACTCGAATTACATCGAAGGCCTTGAGCGGACCAGGGTGGCCGGAAAGCTGGCCCACCGGGCGGCGTTCGCCGCCGGCGAGGCGCAGCAGAAGATGAACCGCGTCATCGGCACGAACGCCCCGGCCGGAGCGGTCCGATGA
- a CDS encoding asparagine synthase-related protein codes for MTGAPWLVVSNWQIPGFDEVLSPTVLGEVRAYASGRAPVTEGSGMTFAVEAAGTSLNVAADRVRVTTSASNTTPVYFAEDAATGRFIVGTDLPTTAAAYASLTGTPAALRDEIGVQEGPLSAVVGVERLEHLVELELRRESGAWQCTRTRQAELPEPPVKFREALLAGQAQVQALRDAIAEALSTAPDVGVLVSGGVDSGLVAALVAETGAPTTAYTIGTEWGDEFDHAAEAAQAVGLDLRATTLGADDVVEALPATVRAFGHGEPQTIAIGVALAAFCRGGYAVERLLLTGYGSDLLNSGMATTDEIGGDIGAKVREAVHRTRYSSEFTAALGDQGGHRLTHPYWHAGVLETALATDPAVKTYRGREKGHLRFAARELLPEDVAWRPKTAIHHGNGLGANLDRLVDQHTGTPGGTGLVYRALLASQIATASQNPLALMTGREAYDRAVAQVARASSQHITQ; via the coding sequence ATGACCGGCGCGCCGTGGCTGGTCGTCTCGAACTGGCAGATACCCGGCTTCGACGAGGTCCTCTCCCCCACCGTCCTGGGCGAGGTGCGGGCGTACGCCTCAGGGCGCGCCCCCGTCACCGAGGGTTCCGGGATGACCTTCGCCGTCGAAGCGGCGGGCACGTCCCTGAACGTCGCGGCGGACCGGGTCCGGGTGACGACGTCGGCGTCCAACACCACCCCGGTGTACTTCGCGGAGGACGCAGCGACCGGACGGTTCATCGTCGGCACCGACCTGCCGACGACCGCCGCCGCCTACGCCTCGCTGACCGGGACGCCCGCGGCGCTGCGGGACGAGATCGGCGTACAGGAAGGGCCCCTGTCCGCCGTCGTCGGCGTCGAACGCCTGGAGCACCTCGTCGAACTGGAACTGCGCCGGGAGTCCGGGGCATGGCAGTGCACGCGCACCCGGCAGGCCGAACTCCCGGAACCCCCCGTCAAGTTCCGCGAGGCGCTCCTCGCCGGCCAGGCGCAGGTTCAGGCGCTGCGCGACGCCATCGCCGAGGCCCTGTCCACCGCGCCGGACGTCGGTGTCCTGGTGTCCGGCGGCGTCGACTCCGGGCTCGTGGCGGCACTGGTCGCGGAGACCGGCGCACCCACCACCGCCTACACCATCGGCACCGAGTGGGGCGACGAGTTCGACCACGCCGCCGAGGCGGCGCAGGCGGTGGGGCTCGACCTACGCGCGACCACGCTCGGGGCGGACGACGTCGTCGAGGCACTGCCGGCCACCGTGCGCGCGTTCGGCCACGGTGAGCCGCAGACGATCGCGATCGGCGTCGCCCTCGCTGCGTTCTGCCGGGGCGGGTACGCGGTGGAGCGGCTGCTGCTCACCGGCTACGGCTCGGACCTGCTGAACTCGGGGATGGCGACGACCGACGAGATCGGCGGGGACATCGGGGCCAAGGTCAGGGAGGCGGTGCACCGCACCCGCTACTCCTCGGAGTTCACCGCGGCGCTCGGCGACCAGGGCGGGCACCGGCTCACGCACCCGTACTGGCACGCCGGCGTCCTGGAGACCGCGCTTGCGACCGACCCGGCCGTGAAGACGTACCGCGGCAGGGAGAAGGGGCATCTGCGGTTCGCGGCCCGGGAGTTGCTGCCCGAGGACGTGGCCTGGCGCCCGAAGACGGCGATCCACCACGGCAACGGCCTCGGCGCCAATCTCGACCGGCTGGTCGACCAGCACACCGGCACGCCCGGCGGTACGGGCCTGGTCTACCGCGCCCTGCTCGCGTCGCAGATCGCCACCGCGTCTCAGAACCCCCTGGCCCTCATGACAGGCCGTGAGGCCTACGACCGCGCGGTCGCCCAGGTGGCCCGCGCTTCCTCCCAGCACATCACCCAGTGA
- a CDS encoding MFS transporter, producing the protein MTTTDTAPRTGLRAVLPHGRGVVTFGLSNLVSALGTGVFYPYTLLFFPALLGISLTQVGTVLSVTALVALPGMFWVGRLIDRLGPRTVLIAAALLRAAGFIGYVSIRHVAAFALFSVLIALCNRAEQAASPALAVALAPDGERNRWLALTRTAFNAGIGGGALLGSALIVGGETALMWLGLANAAGFLVAGLVLWPLRPPTVPPADRAKLSRGPWRDGAFLVVVGFNSLLWLVALAVETSMSAYLVGTLGAPAWLAGTLFAVNTGLLMVFQLPLASLLDRWGNLTVLLAGTLLTAVFLVAMALGGALGGTALIVLLLVGMVIYTAGELAVAHARYALLTDLPPPSELGSFLAFNQVAVGISGALVPFVVAALLDSAPAGLWWLMAALTVVTTVGVLAARPLLLARGQKQ; encoded by the coding sequence GTGACCACGACGGACACCGCACCGCGCACGGGCCTGCGCGCGGTCCTTCCGCACGGCCGCGGGGTCGTCACGTTCGGACTGTCCAACCTGGTCAGCGCGTTGGGCACCGGCGTGTTCTACCCGTACACGCTGCTGTTCTTCCCCGCCCTGCTCGGCATCTCGCTCACGCAGGTCGGCACGGTCCTGAGCGTCACCGCCCTCGTCGCGCTGCCGGGGATGTTCTGGGTCGGGCGGCTCATCGACCGGCTCGGCCCGCGGACGGTGCTGATCGCGGCGGCGCTGCTGCGTGCCGCCGGGTTCATCGGCTACGTATCCATCCGCCACGTCGCGGCCTTCGCCCTGTTCAGCGTCCTCATCGCGCTGTGCAACCGGGCCGAGCAGGCAGCCTCGCCCGCCCTCGCCGTCGCCCTCGCGCCGGACGGCGAGCGCAACCGGTGGCTCGCGCTCACCCGCACCGCCTTCAACGCCGGTATCGGCGGCGGCGCCCTCCTGGGCAGCGCTCTGATCGTCGGCGGCGAGACGGCCCTGATGTGGCTCGGCCTTGCCAACGCGGCCGGCTTCCTCGTCGCCGGGCTCGTCCTGTGGCCGCTGCGGCCGCCGACGGTGCCGCCCGCCGATCGCGCGAAGCTCAGCCGCGGGCCGTGGCGCGACGGGGCGTTCCTCGTCGTCGTCGGGTTCAACTCCCTGCTGTGGCTGGTCGCGTTGGCGGTGGAGACCAGCATGTCCGCCTACCTGGTCGGCACGCTCGGCGCGCCCGCCTGGCTGGCGGGCACGCTGTTCGCCGTAAACACCGGCCTCCTCATGGTCTTCCAACTGCCGCTCGCCTCGCTCCTGGATCGCTGGGGGAACCTCACGGTGCTCCTCGCGGGGACGCTGCTCACCGCGGTCTTCCTCGTGGCCATGGCGCTGGGCGGCGCGCTCGGCGGCACCGCCCTCATCGTCCTGCTGCTCGTCGGCATGGTGATCTACACCGCGGGTGAACTGGCGGTCGCGCACGCGCGCTACGCCCTGCTCACCGATCTGCCGCCACCCTCCGAACTCGGCTCGTTCCTGGCGTTCAACCAGGTCGCCGTCGGGATCTCCGGTGCGCTGGTGCCGTTCGTCGTGGCCGCGTTGCTCGACTCGGCGCCCGCCGGGCTGTGGTGGCTCATGGCCGCACTCACCGTGGTGACCACGGTGGGGGTGCTGGCTGCGCGCCCGCTGCTGCTTGCGCGCGGCCAGAAACAATAA